A genomic stretch from Lathyrus oleraceus cultivar Zhongwan6 chromosome 2, CAAS_Psat_ZW6_1.0, whole genome shotgun sequence includes:
- the LOC127118524 gene encoding beta-glucosidase 12, with product MALNLVSLVWLFTLTISTSTLALNRSSFPIDFIFGTSTSAYQYEGGAKEGGKGTNIWDTFTKKYPEKIADRNTGEVSVDGYHLYKEDVGIMKYMNLDAYRLSISWSRILPSGRISGGINEEGITYYNNMINELLANGIEVFATIFHWDLPQALEDEYGGFLSPLIVFDFRDYAELCFKEFGDRVKHWITINEPSTYTTAGYVIGMFPPGRCSDWLNLNCTGGDSGTEPYLVAHHLLLAHAAAVQVYKTKYQVPLLLKSQSEYQKGWIGIALQSYWFEPLSNSKSDERAAERSIDFMLGWFMTPLTTGDYPQHMRSLVGQQLPKFSEEQARLLRGSFDFIGLNYYTSRYAANVPNLNKTIPCYLTDSLANVTAERNGVPIGPKGASDWFYIYPMGFKKLLVYIKEKYNNPLIYVAENGIDENNDPTLSLDEALKDIHRIKYHHDHLSYLQSAIRMGVNVKGYFVWSLLDNFEWTEGYTVRFGMNFVDYNNNLKRYQKLSAQWFKNFLARA from the exons ATGGCACTCAACCTTGTTTCTCTTGTATGGCTCTTTACTCTAACTATTAGTACTAGCACATTGGCATTGAATCGAAGTAGTTTTCCAATAGACTTCATCTTTGGAACATCAACCTCAGCATATCAG TATGAAGGTGGTGCAAAGGAAGGTGGCAAGGGAACAAATATATGGGATACTTTCACTAAAAAATATCCAG AAAAGATAGCTGACAGAAACACAGGAGAAGTCTCTGTTGATGGGTATCATCTATACAAG GAAGATGTTGGAATCATGAAGTATATGAATTTAGATGCATACAGATTATCCATCTCATGGTCGAGAATACTACCAA GTGGAAGAATAAGTGGAGGTATAAATGAGGAAGGGATCACATACTACAACAACATGATCAACGAGCTATTAGCTAATG GTATAGAAGTATTTGCAACCATTTTTCATTGGGATCTACCACAAGCTTTGGAAGATGAATATGGTGGTTTCTTAAGTCCTCTCATTGT ATTTGATTTTCGGGATTACGCGGAGCTTTGCTTCAAGGAATTTGGAGATCGAGTGAAACATTGGATTACTATAAATGAACCATCGACTTACACAACAGCAGGATATGTTATAGGGATGTTTCCGCCCGGTCGATGCTCTGATTGGCTAAATCTCAACTGCACCGGCGGTGATTCAGGGACAGAGCCCTATTTAGTTGCACATCACCTACTCCTTGCTCATGCAGCAGCTGTTCAAGTGTACAAGACAAAATATCAG GTACCGCTGTTACTTAAAAGCCAAAGTGAATATCAAAAGGGATGGATAGGAATAGCCTTACAGTCCTACTGGTTTGAGCCACTTTCAAATAGCAAATCCGATGAAAGAGCTGCAGAACGATCAATTGACTTCATGTTGGGATG GTTTATGACACCATTGACAACAGGAGACTATCCACAACATATGCGATCCTTGGTTGGACAACAATTGCCAAAGTTCTCTGAAGAGCAAGCCAGACTACTTAGGGGTTCTTTTGATTTTATTGGATTAAACTACTACACATCTAGATATGCTGCCAATGTACCTAATTTAAACAAAACTATTCCTTGTTATCTCACAGATTCTCTTGCCAATGTGACTG CTGAGCGTAACGGAGTGCCCATAGGTCCAAAG GGTGCTTCAGATTGGTTTTATATTTATCCAATGGGATTTAAGAAACTATTGGTCTACATCAAGGAAAAGTACAACAATCCTTTGATTTACGTAGCCGAAAATG GTATAGATGAGAATAATGATCCAACACTGTCATTAGATGAAGCCCTTAAGGATATTCACAGAATTAAATATCATCATGACCATCTGTCATATCTCCAATCAGCAATTAG GATGGGCGTAAATGTAAAAGGATATTTTGTTTGGTCGTTATTGGACAATTTTGAATGGACTGAAGGCTACACGGTGAGGTTTGGAATGAACTTTGTAGATTACAACAATAACTTGAAAAGATATCAAAAGCTCTCAGCACAATGGTTCAAGAATTTTCTTGCGAGAGCTTAG